CCCGGCATCGGCATCGGCGCGATGCCAGCGGAGGGCCCGCCGCGCCCGGAGGGCCCTATCCCCGGCGGTCAGATCCCCGGGATAGCGCGCGCCCGATCCGCTCAGGGACCGGCCCGGTCTCTCACCCTCCCCGCCCCTCCGCGGATCTTGCTTCCGCCTCTCGGGAAGAGCGCTCACGCCCCCGGCCTTGACCGATCCTCTCCCGCGCCAAGCCGGCCTCGCCGCCCTCGTTCGGCGGGCCACAGCCCCCCCGACGATCACCGATTGAATACTTGAGCGAGCATTCAGACAGCCCGTCAACCCATAAAGGGCGCGGCGGCGGTCAACTGCCCATTGACGTTCAGACGAGACTCTTAGTATATATATTCTTGTCTAGGTATCTAGCCTTAGATTCGCATTCTGGCTTGATTTTGGTTTTGCGAATCAATCCAAAAGTCCATACTTGGCCGATCCTTCGAAAAGAATCTTCGGAAAAGCGATTGATCGCAGAGCCTGCCGAAAGGGAGCGGGTAAGGAGACTTTTCCATGAGATCGCAAATAACAACGTCCCATACTTAGAATAAAAACTTACCGTATGGCAACTATTCATTGAATTAATGCTATTGAATATCGATTCTCTAAGACATCCCGGAAATGAAATGAAGGGGAATGCTATGGCTCTTGTCAAAAAAAATCAAGTTGGCGGAGCCGCATCCGCTAAAACGGCCACCACCGATGATGTCAGTGGTGGCGGCCGGCTTCTCGCCGAGGCGCAAAAGCGCAAGGCGCGAACCTTTGCCCGCCAGCAAAAAGCGGCCGAGCGTGTCGCCGCCGCCACCTCGCAGCTTGCCAGCGGCCTGGCCGAGGCCGCCTCGGCCGCCGAGGAATTGAGGAAGGCCTCCGAACAGATCGCCTCGGGCGCCGAGGAGGCGGCCGGGGCCGCCCAGCAATCGATGAAGGCGGTCGGCCACGGCGCCGGACTGATCATCAAGGGCAAGGAAAGCGCCGATTCCGCCCTGATCAAGACCGAAGCCCTTCAAACGATGATCTTCTCGATCTCGGCGCAGATCGGCAATTCGATCCAGGCGATCGGCCGGGCGGCCGAGCGTCAAACCAATTCGGTTCGCATGGTCGAGGAGCTGGAAAGCCAAGCGGCCGCCATCTCGGAGGTGGTCAAGGCCGTCGCCCGCATCGCCGACCAGACCAACCTGCTGGCGCTCAATGCCGCGATCGAGGCGGCCCGGGCCGGGCAGCACGGCAAGGGCTTCGCCGTGGTCGCCGACGAGGTGCGTACCCTGGCTGAAACCTCGGAAAAAAGCGCCCGGGAAATCCAGGACCTGATCACCCAGATCCAGACCGACGTCAAGGCGATCGCCGAGGGTATCACCGCCTCGGCCGCCACCGCCCGCAGGGAGGTGGAGAAAGGCGCGCAGATCAGCGTTCAGTTGGAGCGCATTCGCACGGACATGGTCGCCGTCTCGGCCGGCTGCCGGGACATCGTCAAGGCCAATGAGGAATCGACCGCCGCCGTCAAGGAGGTGCAGAAAGGCTCCGAACTGATCGCGGCGGCCGCCGAGGAGCAAAGCGCCGCCTGTCAGGAAACGCTTAAGACCATCGACCAGCAAACCGCCGCCCTCGCGCAATCGGAACAAGCCTCGCAGGAACTGTCCGAACTGGCCGACGAACTGAAGAATTCCACGGACATCTCAAAGAGCAGCGAAGAGGTCGCCTCGGCGGCCGAGGAACTGTCCTCGGCGGTCGAGGAAATCAACCGCGCCGCCACCCAGATCCAGGTCGCCCTCGACCAGATCCAGAAGGGCGCCCAGCAGCAGGCGGCGGCGACCCAGCAAGCCTCGGCGGCGATCGCCCAGATCGAACGCGGCGCCCAGGTCTCGGCCAATCGGGCGACGACCACGGTGGAAAAAAGCGAGACGACCGCCCAACTGCTCCTTTCCGCCAGCGAGTTGATCAATGAAATGATCGCCGGCGTCTTGGACTCGGTCGAGGCCGGCAAGCGCAGCCGCGAGCAGATGACCGCCCTGGAACAGGTCAGCCGTCGGATCGACAAGATCGTCGACGCCATCACCACCGTATCGATCCAGACCAATATGCTGGCGGTCAACGGGTCGGTCGAAGCCGCGCGGGCGGGTGAATTCGGCAAGGGCTTCGCCGTGGTTTCCACCGATATCCGCAATCTTGCCCGCGATTCGGCCGAGAACGCCGACCGTATCAAGGACACCATCAAGTCGATTCAGGACCAGATCGGCTCGGTCCGTCGCGACCTCGACGAAATATCGGCCGCCGCCACCCTTGAGGGGGAAAAGAACAAGGCCATCACCGTGGATCTGGAAACCATTTCCCGCGACATCGATCAGGTGCTGATCGGCGGCCGGGAAATCCTGGCCAGCTCGGACGAGATCGTCCAGGTGGTCAAGGAGGTGCAGACCGGCGTCGAACAGATCGCGGCGGCCGCCCAGCAGACCACCCGCGCCACCCTCGAAGCCGGAAACGCGGCGCGAGAGCAGTCGCAGGGCGCCGAGGAACTGGCCGCCGCCATCGAGGAGATCGCCTCGCTCGCCGACGAATTGCAGGCTGGCGCCTGATCCCCGCCCTTGAGGTGTAAGGAGGACCTAATGTCCGAAATCACGCAGGCGGCGCTGGACTCGGGCCCGGATCCGTCGCAGGTCACCGGTGGCGCGGCGGCCGGCGCCCTCCAAGCCGGAAACGCCCGCCAATTCGTCATCTTCCATGTCGATAACGACTTGTTCGCCGTGCCTTTGTCGGAAGTTCAAGAGATCATCCGCATGCCCGATGTGGTGTGCGTGCCCCTCAGCCCGGCGGCGCTGGAGGGATTGGCCAACCTGCGGGGATCGGTCTTGCCGGTCATTCGACTGCGCCATGTCTTCGGCATGGCCCCGGTTGTCCATGACGACGCGACCCGGGTCGTGGTGCTTGATCAGGGGCGGCCGGTGGGACTGGTGGTCGACCGGGTGGCCAATGTCGTCTCGGTCGAGGCCGATCATATCGAGCCGTCGGGGGCGATCGGCGGCACGGTCGACACCGACTTGCTGACCGGCATGATCAAGGGCGATGGCGACCGGGCGATGGTGATGATTCTCGACGCCGCCAAAGTGGTGGCGCGCGAGTTCCAGGCGATTGGCTCCGCCCCCCTGGCGCCGTCCCTGGGCGAGGCCGGGCGCGCCGAGGATGGCCGCGTCCAGGCCGCGACCGACGGCGATGACGAAAGCCAACTGGTCAGTTTCGAGGTGGCCGGCCAGGAATACGCCCTGCCGATCGAGCGGGTGCAGGAGATCGTCCAGATCCCCGGCCTGATCACCGACGTCCCCAACACCCCGGCCCATGTCTTGGGGGTGATGACGCTGCGCAACCGGCTGCTGCCGCTGGTCGGCCTGCGCGAGATGTTCGGCCTGCCCACGCTCGCCCTAACCGAGACCAACAAGATCGTCGTGGTCTCGCTCGAGGGGGGCGCAGGGGGAAGCGGACGCTCGGTCGGCGTGGTGATGGACAGCGTCAAGGAGGTCCTGCGGGTCGGCCACGCCCTGATCGATCCGATGCCGGCGCTGCTCGCCCGCACGGGAAACCTGGGCGAAATCGAAGCCATCTGCCGGCTGCAGGGCGGCAACCGGCTGGTGTCGATCCTGTCGGCCGACGCGATGTTCAACAGCGACGAAATTCGCGCCGTGGCGGCGAATGCGCTGGGAGAGGAGGACGCGGTGGCCGACGAAGAGACCCCTGGATACCTTGGCACGACCGATGACGAGGAGCAGTTCGTCGCCTTCCGGTTGATGAACGAGGAATATGGCGTGCCGATCGATTCGGTTCAGGAAATCGTCCGGGTGCCCGAGGAACTGACCCGGGTGCCCAAAACCCCCGACTTCATCGAAGGCGTGGTCAACCTGCGCGGCGTGGTGCTGCCGGTGGTCGATCAACGCCGCCGCTTCGGCCTGCCGGGGATGGAGCGCAACGACCGCCAGCGGATCATGGTCTACACCATCCGGGGGGTGCGGACCGGCTTCATCGTTGATTCGGTGTCCGAGGTGATCCGCATCCCGGCCTCGTTGATCGGCCCGGCTCCGGTTCTATCGGACGAGCAACAGCGCCTGATCCGTCGGGTGGCCAATATCGAGAAACAAAAACGGATGATCCTGCTGCTCGATGTCGAACAGTTGCTCGATGGAAAGGAATTGGCCGTCGTCGGCTCGGTGATCCCCTAAATCAGGACCGCTTTGGCGAAGATTTCTTTAAAGCCGAGATTCTGATCTGCATTGACTGGGTTACAGCGGGAAAATCGCCGACACCGGCTATTTTTCCGCTCGCCCCTCCAGACCCGGCTTTCATAAAGGCCCGCGGACATGACCAAAGTTCTGATTGTCGATGACTCGGCGCTCATGCGGCGTCATCTGAAGGAAATCCTCGAAGTCCACGGCGGCTTCGAGGTGATGGTGGCGCGCAATGGCATCGAGGCGCTGGCCGGCCTGGAAAGCTTCGACCCCGATGTCATCACCCTTGATATCAACATGCCCGAGATGGATGGCCTGACCTGCCTGTCGCGGATCATGGCGACCAAGCCAAAACCGGTGGTGATGGTGTCGTCTTTGACCGAAACCGGCGCCGAGGTCACCCTCGAGGCCCTGGCCTTGGGGGCGGTCGATTTCATCCACAAACCCGATGGCACCATTTCCCTCAATGTCTCGCGCATCGAGCGCGAAATCCTCGACAAGGTCACCGCCGCCGCCAAGGCCCGTATTCGCCGCTCGCTCGGATTGTCGAGCCGCTTGCGCACGGCCAGCGACCGCGGCGCCGCCAAGCGGACCCGTCCCGCCGACTCCTCCCCCCTCCCCACCCTGTCCCTCACCGAGATCGGCGTGGTGCTGATCGGGGTTTCAACCGGTGGACCGGGAACCCTGGAAGAGGTTCTGCCCGGTCTGTCCGCCGGCTTTCCCTGGCCGGTGGTGGTGGCCCAGCACATGCCAGGCAGCTTCACCCCGGTGTTCGCCCGCCGCCTCAATGACCTATGTCCGTTGACGGTGATCGAGGCCTCGGCGCAGATGCCGCTGGAACCCGGGGTGATCTACATCGCCAAGGGCGACGCCGACGTGGTGATCGGCCATCGCGCCACCCGTTTTGTCGTCAATCCGATGCCCGCCGGCCCCCATTATCTGTGGCATCCCAGCGTCACCCGCCTTGTCGAGAGCGCGCTGCGCGCCCTGCCGCCCGAGCGCATCATCGGCGTGTTGTTGACCGGCATGGGAGATGACGGCGCCGAGGCGATGGCCGAGGTGAAGCGGCGCGGCGGGCGCACCATCGCCCAGGACGAAGCCAGCTCCGTCATCTTTGGCATGCCCGGAGAGCTGGTCAAACGCGGCGGCGCCAATCTGGTGCTGCCGGCCAGCCGCATCGCCGGTCAGCTCAATGCGTGGATGTCACGAACCAAGGAGACGGTCTATGGGACTGGTCAGAGCTGAAACAGCGCGCGACGGCTCGTCCGGGCCCGCCGATAACCGCCACCTCACTGATTTGCTCAGCGATTTGGCGGCGCCGGCCCCGGGCACCCGTCGGGCCGCGGCGCGGGATCTCGCCGACCATCCCGAGGCGGCGATGGCCCTGTGCGAGCGCCTGGAGGTCGAGACGGCGCCCAGCGTGCGGGCGATGATTTTCACCGCCCTGATCAAGCTCCAGACCCCGGCCGTCGCCAGACGGCTCGCCCGTTTTCTTCGCAGCGACGACGCCCAACTCCGCAACGCCGCCATCGAAGCGCTTCAGGAGATGCCCGCCGCCATCGCTCCGCATCTTCAAGAGCTGCTGACCGATGACGATAGCGACATCCGGATCTTCGCCGTCACCATCCTGGGAACGCTGCGCTTGACCTGCGCGCCGGACTGGCTGGTCGAGGTGATCCGCCGCGAGTCCCATATCAACGTCTGCTCCGCCGCCGTCGATGCCCTGGCGGAAATCGGCGGTCCCGAGGCCATCGAGGATCTGGAAGCCTTGCTGGACCGCTTCCCCGGAGACTCGTTTATGAAATTCGCGATTGAAACAACGATCCGCCGGATACGGGGCCAATGACCGTTATTCGCCCCCCAACCCCTGGGAAGGGGACATTGGCCATTTCCGATGAGGAATACACGAAATTTTGTGACTTTTTCTATCGCAAAACAGGGATAAGTTTTCAATTAAGCAAAAAATATTATGTTGAAAGAAGGATAATAGACCGAGCGATAAAAACAGGATCTTGCGACTTCAGAGAATATTTTACATTTCTCCGCTTCGATATGTCCGGAGAAGAGATGCAGGTCCTGGTTAATTCCATGACGGTTAACGAGACCTATTTCTTTCGCGAAGATTATCAATTCAACGCTCTGGTCGCCAATATCCTGCCGGCGATCATCAAAACCAAACGTCGGTCGATGCCGATCCGCATCTGGTCGGTGCCCTGTTCGTCTGGCGAGGAGCCCTATTCCATCGCCATCACGATCCTCGAAAAATGGGATCAGGCCGATAATTGGGACATTGAGATCCACGCCTCGGACATCGATAGCAAGATTTTGGCCGAAGCGCGGGCGGGGATATTCGGGGCCCGTTCGCTCGCGCGGGTCCCTCCTGCGATTTTATTGAAGTATTTCACCCCACGCTCCGAGGGTTCTTATCAGATCTGCGAAGGATTGCGCGGATCGATCGATTTTTCCCTGGTCAACATTATCGACACCAAGCAAACAAAAAACATAACCGGGATCGATGTTATATTTTGTCGCAATCTTCTTATATATTTTGACGACATAACCCGACGAGAAACGGTCGAGATGTTCTATCAGAACATGGCTCCCGGCGGATTTGTCTGCCTAGGACACTCCGAAAGCATGAGCCGGATGACGTCTTTATTCATCCCGCGCAAGTTCGGCGACACCATTGTTTATCAAAAACCCCAGGAATGAGCGCCATGTCCCCTCTCTCCGCTCCCTGCGTCACGCCGCGCGTCCTGGTGATCGATGACAGCATAACCATGCGGTTGTTTTACCGGTCGGTGCTGGAGGCCGCCGGCTTCGAAGTCGAAGAGGCGATCAACGGGGTCGAAGGCTACGAGAAGGTTTTGTCGAACGATTTCGACTTGCTGATCGTCGATATCAACATGCCGAAGATGGACGGCTATTCGATGCTGCGCGCCATCCGCCGCGACAGCGCCGTTTTGGGGGTGCCCGCTCTCACCATCAGCATGGAATCGGGCGACGCCGACGCCCTCAAGGCCTTCGAGGCCGGGGCGAATTATTATCTGGTCAAGCCGGTCGCTCCGGCGATGCTGACCGAGGTCGCTCAATTGCTGGCGGGGGTCGGTCGATGAGCACGCCGCTGCTGCTCCGCTTCCTCTCCGAGGCCCGCGACCTGTTGCAGACCGCCGCCAGCGGCTTGCTGGCGCTCGAAAAGACGCCGGGCGACGACGCCGCCCTCAACGAGGTGTTTCGCTCGGTTCACACCTTGAAGGGATCGGTCGGGCTGTTCGACTACCCGGCCTTCACCAAACTGGTTCATGCCGGCGAAGATGTTCTGAGCGCGGTGCGCGCCGGACAGGTGGCGCTGACCTCCGAACTGGTCGATCTGCTGCTCGATACCCTCGATCAGGTCGGAGCCTGGGTCGATGCGATCGAGCGCTCCGGGCTCCTGCCCGATGGCGCCGAGGGCCTCTCTCTCGCCCTGACCACCAGCCTGCGGGCGACCCTGCCCCGGGAACACGGCGCCGAGCCGACCTCCGCGCCCGAGCCGACGGAAGCACCGGTCTCCATCGATCACCTCGCCCTCCTGCCGGAGGCGGATCGGCTGGCCGCGTTCCGGGCGGCCCTCTGCGGAGCCCCCTTGCTGTCTTTGGACTACGCTCCCGCCGAGGATTGCTTTTTCAGCGGTGAGGACCCGGTCAATCTGTTCCGCCAGATACCAGACCTGTTCTCTCTGGTGATCGAGCCGCGAACCCCCTGGCAAAGCGTCGAAACGGTCGATCCCTATTGCTGCCTGCTGCGCCTGCGGGCTCTCTGCGGCGGGAACAAGACCGCGATCGAGCAGCTTTTTCGCTATGTCATCGAACAGGTGACGGTCCATACGGTGCCGGCCCATCTGCTGGTGATCCCCCAAGGGGAGCGCAATGACGGCCCGGTCTACGGCGATTTCGTCGAGGAGGCCTCGACCCATCTCGCCAAGGCCGACTGGCCGGCTTTGCGCCGGGCGGTCGGCGCCTTGCTAGACCTCACCGCCCGCCCGTTGTTCGTCGCCTCGGCCCTGAGGTGGCTCGACGCGGTCTTGTCGGTCCCGACGCCCGATCCGGGGTGGGTCGAGGCACTGATCGCGGCGGTCGCCCACGGCAACGCGGTGGTCTTGCCGCCGGCCGGCACGGGCGCGGCCTCCGCCCGCTCCAGCGCCGCCCTGTCGGCCACCATCCTGTCGATCCTTGACGGCCAGCGGGTGATCCTCGAGATGCCCCGGGACGAGGGGCTCCCCGGTCGTCTGGCCTCGGTGGCGCGCACGGTCGACAATGTTCTGCGCGCCGCTGGCCATGACACCGCGCCGTGGACCGGGGCGACGGCGGCGGCGGGCCAAAGCGGGTCGGCCGCGCCGATGCTGGCCTTTCTCGCCGCCCTTTTCGAGACCTCCGAAACGACGAACGAAACGGCGAGCGAAACGGCGAGCGAAACGGTGGGCGCCCCGCCTCCCGAGGGGGGGGAGGCGCTCGGCCCGGTCCTCGCCGACCAGCGGCCGGCCAACCGCGTGCTGAAAGTTGATCAGGCCAAGATCGACACCCTGATGGCCTTGATCGGCGAATTGGTGGTGTCGAAGAACAGCCTGCCGTTCCTGGCGCGGCGGGCCGAGGAAGTCCATGGTTCACGCGAGATGGGGCGCGAGATCAAGGACACCTTCGCCGTGGTCGACCGCTTGGCCCAGGAGATGCAGGCCGCCATCATGGCCGTCCGCATGCTGCCGGTCTCGGAGGTCTTCGAACGCTTCCCCCGGCTGGTGCGCGACATCGCCCGCAAGCTGGGCAAGCACATCGACTTGGTGATCGAGGGGGAGGATACCGCCGCCGACAAGACGATCGTCGAGATGCTGGGAGACCCGTTGCTCCACATCATCCGCAATTCCCTTGATCACGGCATTGAATCGCCGGAGGAGCGCGAGGCCGCCGGCAAGCCGCCGACGGCCCGCGTCCTGGTCAAGGCGTTCCACGACAGTGATCAGGTGGTGATCGAGGTTTCCGACGATGGCCGCGGCATCGACCCGGTCAAGATCCGCGCCGCGGCGGTCGCCAAGGGCGTGATCGAGGCCGAGCGAGCCGCCCGGCTGAGCGACCAGGAGGCGGTCAATCTGGTGTTCCTTCCCGGCTTCTCAACCGCCGGCCAGGTCTCCGACCTGTCGGGGCGCGGCGTCGGCATGGACGTGGTGGTCTCCACGATGGACAAGGCCAACGGCGTGGTCAGCCTGTCCTCGACCCCGGGCCTCGGCACCACCGTCCGCCTGTCGCTGCCGCTGAGCATGGCGGTGACCCGGGTGATGATGGTCGAGGCCGGCGGCGGCATGCTGTTTGGCATCCCCATGGACCATATCGCCCAAACGGTGCGGATCCCGCGCAAGGCGGTCCGCCGGATCAAGCAGTCGGAAGCCTTCGTCCTGCGCGACGCCATCGTGCCACTGGTGCGGCTCGACACCCTGCTCGGCCTCGCCCCCCCTGTCTGGTTCGGCGATGAGTCGCAAGAGGACGCGGTCTTGGTCGTGCGGGTCGGCAATGCCCTGACCGGTTTGGTCGTCGACCATTTCCGCGAGGGAATGGATATCATTTTGAAGCCCTTCGATGGCATCCTGGCCGGCCTTCCCGGGTATTCGGGCACCGCGCTGCTCGGCGATGGCCGGGTCTTGCTGGTGCTCAATCTGAAGGAGCTGTTTTGAGATGCCGATCCGGACCAGCAAGACCACCATCACGATCGAAGGCGCCTGCACCGTCGAGGACGCCCTGCCTCTGCTCGAAGCGTTGCAGGCGACCCCCAAGGCCAAGGTGGCGCTGAAAACCTGCACCCATCTGCACAGCGCCGCCTTGCAGGTGTTGCTGGCGCTGCGACCGCCCCTCCTCTCGCTGCCCGAGGAGCCCTTCCTCGCCCGCTGGATTGCGCCGGCGCTGAAAGCGGACGGGCGATGACCGCCCCCTTCGTCCTCTCCGTTTCCAACCGCAAGGGGGGCAGCGGCAAGAGCACCACGGTGGTCAACCTCGCCGCCGAATGGGCGGCCCGGCATCGGCGCGTCCTGGTCGTCGACCTCGATACCCAGGGCCATGCCGGGTTGGGGCTGGGGATCAGCGTGGCCAAAGGCGCCCCGACCGCCCACCATATCTTCCGCGACCCGACCTTCGATCTGTCAACGGCGGTGGTGGAAAGCGCCTGGGCCGGCCTCGCCTGCGCCCCGGCCGATCCCCTGTTCCAGGCCGAAGGTCCTCACGGCCTCGACGTCCTGGCCCGGCAGCTCCGGCGCCCGGCAATCGCCGAGGCCTTCGATGTGGTCATCCTTGATACGCCGCCCTCGCTCGATTTCCTCTTGATGAACGCCCTGGCCGCCGCCGATGGCGTGGTGATCCCGATGCTGCCGCACGCGCTGTCGGCCGAGGGGGTCAAGCAATTGACCCGGCTGCTCTACCGCATCGCCACCACCGCCAATCCCGGCCTGAGATTGGTCGGCCTGCTGCCGGTGACCCTCAATTCCCGCATCAACCATCACCAGTCCGTCCTCGATGAGGTAACCCGCCAGTTCGGTCCGGAGCGGGTTCTGCGCGGCATCCGCACCGACATCGCCCTGGCCGAAGCGTTCGCCGCCGGAAAGCCGGCCCGGGTTCACGCGCCGCGATCGCGCGGCGCGATGGATTATTTCCTCCTTGCCGACGAACTTCCCCAGCTGTGGCCGGGATCGTTGGCCGCTTCATAAGAAAAGGGTTTCAAATGACGAGCACGATATTCCTGGTCGATGATTCGGCCACCGTCCTCATGAGCATGGAGACGATCCTGCGCCGGGCCGGGTTCACCATCGCCCAGGCCAGCAGCGGCGAGGATGCCCTCGCCCAGTTGGAAAAGGGACTGAAGCCGGCCTTGATCATCACCGATATCCATATGCCGGGCATGAACGGCATCGATCTGATCCGCAAGGTCCGCACCATGGCCGGCTTCCAGTTCATTCCGATTCTGGTGGTGACCACCGAATCCCAGCAATCGAAGCGCGATGAGGCGCGCGCGGCCAAGGCCACCGGCTGGCTGGTCAAACCGGTTCAGCCGGACGATCTGTTGAAGGTGGTCAAGCAGATCCTTCCCAACGGTTGAAAGCGCCAGACATGGATCAGTCCAAGCCGCCGCGCGAAGGTTCGCCGTCCACGCCGTTCCCCAGGATCGCCCTGGCGGCCGGGTGCGTCGCGGCCTTGGCGACCGCGGTGGCCGGCCCGTTCGGACCGCTGTGCGCCGGGATCGCCGCGGCCGCCGCCTTTTTCTACGCTCACCGTCACTCGGCGCAGCAGCAGGCCCGCCTCCATCAGCGCAAACAGGCGCGCGTCGCCGAAGAAGTGCTCCAGTACCGCACCTTTACCAAGGTATTGCGCGATCAGGGGCTGCGCATCTCGGACATGACCGAAAAGGCGGCCCTGACCCTGGGGTCCGGCCTGCAGGAGATGGACGCCGGGGTGAGCGCGGCCCTCGCCGGGATCGAGGGCGGGGCCGACCCCGTCCAGCTTCGCGATGAGGTCGCCGCCATCGCCCGCCCGCTCGTTCCGATGCTGGGCACGCTGCAATTCCAGGATGTGACCCGCCAGCAATTAATGTTTCTATCGCGGCTTTCGATCCTGCTCGACCGGCATGTGGAGGACATGGCGGAGGTGCTGGGCGATCGCCGATCGGTCGACCACGCCCCCCGCTTCAAAGACCTCTTCGACCAAGCCCTCGAAGACACGGTGATGACCTCGCAACGCAACGACCATCACGGCGCGAGTGGAGTGGATGTGGTCGAGGCCAGCGGTCCGGCGGTCGAGTTGTTCACCGACGGAGCGCCGCCATGAGCGCGATCCTGATTGTCGATGACGTTCCGGTGGTCCGCCTTGTCCTCGCCCGGATCCTCAAAAAGGCCGGCCATAGTGTGTACGAGGCGGGAAGCGGCGTCGAGGCCTTGGATATCGTCGCCCACCGCCCGATCGAGGTGCTGTTGACCGACTTGTGGATGCCGGAAGGCGACGGGATCGCCTTGCTGGGCCGGATCAAATCCGGCCATCCCCGCATCGCCCGCATCGCGATGAGCGGGGGAACCCCCCACACCAGCCTGGGGGCCTCGCTGGCCGCCGCCGGCGCGGTCGAGGGGGTGATCGTTCTGACCAAGCCGATCGAGAAGGCCGACCTGCTTGACGCGATCGAGCGGTCGCTGGCCGAGGCCGGGCGATGAGCGAAGGGATCGGCGGTGGCAGAGACCGTGAAAACCAACCGCGCAGGCGTTCATCGCCTCGCCAA
The DNA window shown above is from Rhodospirillum rubrum ATCC 11170 and carries:
- a CDS encoding ParA family protein → MTAPFVLSVSNRKGGSGKSTTVVNLAAEWAARHRRVLVVDLDTQGHAGLGLGISVAKGAPTAHHIFRDPTFDLSTAVVESAWAGLACAPADPLFQAEGPHGLDVLARQLRRPAIAEAFDVVILDTPPSLDFLLMNALAAADGVVIPMLPHALSAEGVKQLTRLLYRIATTANPGLRLVGLLPVTLNSRINHHQSVLDEVTRQFGPERVLRGIRTDIALAEAFAAGKPARVHAPRSRGAMDYFLLADELPQLWPGSLAAS
- a CDS encoding response regulator — encoded protein: MTSTIFLVDDSATVLMSMETILRRAGFTIAQASSGEDALAQLEKGLKPALIITDIHMPGMNGIDLIRKVRTMAGFQFIPILVVTTESQQSKRDEARAAKATGWLVKPVQPDDLLKVVKQILPNG
- a CDS encoding response regulator → MSAILIVDDVPVVRLVLARILKKAGHSVYEAGSGVEALDIVAHRPIEVLLTDLWMPEGDGIALLGRIKSGHPRIARIAMSGGTPHTSLGASLAAAGAVEGVIVLTKPIEKADLLDAIERSLAEAGR